A single region of the Salipaludibacillus sp. LMS25 genome encodes:
- a CDS encoding MFS transporter, giving the protein MSLFKVWKKEENYQFLFWAGIINGVGNRFTQVALFSLLFQLTGSGMAIGIVLALRMLPFLLFAPLGGMLSDRFSRKALLITLDLLRAPLVVTFLLAQKSEEVWMIYAIACLLACGEALYAPARMSTIPALVKRDRLIHVNSIEQALVGIILVIGSSSGGLIAHYVGLSFPFLLNSGAFLLSAFLLWQIKMPTNTTTRSKKSTTIALPKKIIWQSTVLMTFLFITMTMPLANGIDNVLMSVYALDVFDKGEVGVGLMYAFLGLGFMISSLFGGFLKKGLLTLTVIFIAFEGVGHILLSIVPSFSTALIVVMGITIVGGISNICIDTVMMKVIPSSKRGALFGFMQAITNTTLGLSMASAGFLLEVFSPRELSLIVGFGYLCFTAIYAILFSKINLVYEKRNLFRNAR; this is encoded by the coding sequence GTGTCTTTATTTAAGGTGTGGAAGAAAGAAGAGAACTACCAGTTTCTCTTTTGGGCAGGTATTATAAATGGCGTTGGGAATCGGTTTACGCAAGTTGCTCTCTTTTCCTTACTATTTCAGTTAACGGGATCAGGGATGGCAATTGGTATTGTCCTCGCTTTGAGGATGCTACCTTTCCTTTTATTTGCGCCATTAGGTGGCATGCTGTCAGATAGATTTTCTAGGAAGGCATTGTTGATTACGCTCGATTTATTACGAGCTCCCTTAGTGGTCACTTTTCTGCTCGCTCAAAAATCAGAGGAGGTGTGGATGATTTATGCTATTGCCTGTTTATTGGCGTGTGGAGAAGCCTTATATGCACCAGCAAGGATGTCTACGATCCCTGCATTAGTAAAACGCGACCGACTTATACATGTAAATTCAATTGAACAAGCATTGGTTGGGATCATTTTAGTCATTGGCTCAAGTTCTGGCGGACTGATTGCCCACTATGTTGGCTTATCATTTCCTTTCCTATTAAATAGTGGTGCGTTTCTCCTGTCGGCTTTTCTTTTATGGCAGATAAAGATGCCAACAAATACTACGACACGTTCAAAAAAGTCCACAACAATCGCGTTGCCGAAAAAGATCATCTGGCAGTCAACGGTACTTATGACATTTTTGTTTATTACGATGACAATGCCGCTAGCAAATGGAATTGACAATGTCCTTATGAGTGTGTACGCACTGGACGTATTTGATAAAGGAGAAGTAGGCGTTGGATTGATGTACGCCTTTCTTGGGCTTGGCTTTATGATAAGCTCGTTATTTGGGGGTTTTCTAAAAAAAGGATTACTGACGCTCACCGTCATCTTTATCGCATTCGAAGGTGTAGGACATATACTGTTAAGTATCGTGCCAAGCTTTTCAACAGCGCTCATCGTTGTCATGGGCATTACGATAGTAGGCGGCATCAGTAACATTTGTATAGACACAGTGATGATGAAAGTCATACCGAGCTCGAAACGAGGAGCATTATTTGGTTTCATGCAAGCTATCACGAATACCACTCTCGGTCTATCGATGGCATCTGCAGGGTTCTTATTAGAGGTTTTTAGTCCAAGAGAATTAAGCTTAATCGTCGGTTTTGGCTATCTATGCTTTACCGCCATCTATGCTATCCTATTTTCAAAAATAAACCTTGTATATGAAAAGAGAAACCTTTTCAGAAACGCACGTTAA
- a CDS encoding YwqI/YxiC family protein: MSGEIKIYRGPVNKGIQELQSSSQNLNTSFSKQIKGESKLEMVSRVNEIIQEYDEIIAQFTALMAKNIQSTEEAVTSIEATDEHAAHEMQLIE; the protein is encoded by the coding sequence ATGAGCGGCGAAATTAAAATTTACCGAGGCCCTGTCAATAAGGGCATACAAGAATTACAATCATCATCACAAAACTTAAACACGTCCTTTTCTAAACAAATAAAAGGAGAAAGTAAGCTCGAGATGGTGTCACGAGTTAATGAGATTATACAGGAATATGACGAGATTATCGCGCAATTCACGGCTTTAATGGCGAAAAATATTCAATCAACAGAAGAAGCAGTGACATCTATTGAAGCCACTGACGAGCATGCAGCACATGAGATGCAGCTTATAGAGTAA
- a CDS encoding ribonuclease YeeF family protein — MKVLDVNTLQTGIDVTINDITTFCEHISAVQRAVRDFSALDDALRGKGGDAIRAFYEACHEPFLIFLHQSLIDYQFQLKDIKSAIQTFEPDEQGFIDEAFLMNDVQQGFNKVERKTIELTDETNSILASVQDIVTVNKITESDVMDGVRRGKLRAQEIVEQLHLLDDYGATLLEQTKDALQTMRTYLSDIESKFQSGDLSVTNFNSGALQGMASYNAIMDSITNEDTADVELNAETIEGMSLADIEKAKNATLEGLSEEGQIILNQAYNDLKNNKISKAEYLQIVNGLVKMEHHPEEEITEADVNFLTYLEENAIGLGLEVTANTAKEVLTYFGDLNIAHASDFKVYSLGFSSSFAEKGRKLIGFGKMIGGAATAIGFSVGMYDDVANNKTGGEALAHNVSLVGIGAGVSILGKGIVTVALGSNPGGWAIAACVAGTVAITTGFEIAYQNNFLGIQDGLDTVGRIIDDIGVGEAIQNGIESLDKFGTTVKDKASEAATTVGEAIKSGIDTINPLNWGWGK, encoded by the coding sequence GTGAAAGTTCTTGATGTTAACACACTACAAACTGGAATCGATGTGACGATAAACGATATTACAACATTTTGTGAACACATTTCTGCTGTCCAACGGGCAGTACGTGATTTTTCCGCATTGGATGATGCGTTAAGAGGAAAGGGCGGGGATGCAATCCGAGCTTTTTATGAGGCGTGCCACGAGCCCTTTTTAATTTTCCTCCACCAGTCTCTTATCGACTATCAATTTCAATTGAAAGATATTAAATCAGCCATTCAAACCTTTGAACCAGATGAGCAAGGGTTTATTGATGAAGCATTTCTTATGAATGATGTGCAACAAGGATTTAACAAAGTAGAAAGAAAGACTATCGAACTAACGGATGAAACAAACAGTATTTTAGCCAGTGTTCAAGATATAGTAACGGTCAATAAAATCACAGAATCAGACGTGATGGATGGGGTCAGGCGAGGGAAACTACGGGCACAGGAGATTGTCGAACAGTTGCACCTTCTTGACGACTACGGTGCCACCCTATTAGAACAAACGAAAGACGCCTTACAGACGATGCGAACGTATCTATCAGACATTGAATCAAAGTTTCAAAGCGGTGACCTGTCTGTAACAAACTTCAACAGTGGCGCCTTACAAGGCATGGCCTCTTACAACGCCATCATGGACAGCATCACCAATGAAGACACAGCCGACGTCGAACTAAATGCAGAAACGATCGAAGGCATGTCATTAGCTGACATCGAAAAGGCGAAGAACGCTACGTTGGAAGGGTTAAGTGAAGAAGGTCAGATTATTCTCAATCAGGCTTATAATGACTTGAAAAATAATAAAATAAGCAAAGCAGAATATCTACAAATTGTTAATGGATTAGTGAAAATGGAACATCATCCGGAAGAAGAGATTACTGAGGCGGATGTAAATTTTCTAACCTATTTAGAAGAAAATGCCATAGGATTAGGGCTGGAAGTAACAGCTAATACTGCTAAGGAAGTTCTCACTTATTTTGGTGATTTGAATATAGCCCACGCCAGTGACTTTAAAGTTTACTCACTCGGCTTCAGTTCCTCCTTTGCAGAAAAAGGAAGAAAGTTAATAGGTTTTGGAAAAATGATTGGTGGTGCGGCAACCGCTATAGGCTTTAGTGTCGGTATGTATGATGATGTAGCTAATAATAAGACAGGAGGGGAAGCGTTAGCACATAATGTATCACTTGTTGGAATAGGCGCGGGAGTAAGCATCTTAGGAAAAGGTATTGTAACGGTGGCATTAGGGAGTAACCCAGGTGGTTGGGCAATTGCTGCTTGTGTAGCGGGAACAGTCGCTATTACAACTGGATTCGAAATAGCTTATCAGAATAACTTCCTTGGAATCCAGGATGGTTTGGATACTGTCGGGAGAATAATTGATGATATTGGAGTTGGAGAGGCCATTCAAAATGGTATAGAGTCATTAGATAAGTTTGGAACTACGGTTAAAGATAAAGCAAGTGAAGCAGCAACTACTGTTGGAGAGGCAATTAAGAGTGGTATAGATACAATAAATCCTTTAAATTGGGGTTGGGGAAAATAA
- a CDS encoding DUF443 family protein — protein MGKIMSYEMKRLHKSVRYRIVNINGGTYFLDIGRSFWKLLFPFAFWLFPHTIFKVNDKKKLEEIQEQNVKGVTVFPSILGLGISLALSRVLVKISDYFIISTQLITNLIITLMTLVIFFLFIYYIGTWNKKKLYKIIDLNHLSTDKLWIRPTSIRLFFLYLSSYVVFLAGTVLCLWLFIELGNSLLLILSLFPMLFLIGCNLVLLAPEDTYGKIADPK, from the coding sequence TTGGGGAAAATAATGAGTTATGAAATGAAAAGATTACATAAAAGTGTAAGGTATAGAATCGTAAATATTAATGGAGGAACCTATTTTCTTGATATTGGAAGATCTTTTTGGAAATTGTTATTTCCATTTGCATTTTGGTTATTTCCACACACCATTTTTAAGGTTAACGATAAAAAAAAATTAGAGGAAATACAGGAACAAAATGTGAAGGGAGTAACTGTCTTTCCAAGTATACTAGGTTTAGGGATTTCTCTTGCTTTATCAAGAGTGTTAGTGAAAATATCGGATTATTTTATTATTAGCACCCAGTTAATCACTAATCTAATTATTACTCTTATGACTTTAGTGATATTTTTCTTATTCATTTATTATATTGGTACATGGAATAAAAAAAAATTATATAAAATAATAGATTTAAATCATTTATCAACTGATAAATTGTGGATTAGACCAACATCAATAAGGCTCTTTTTTCTATACCTATCGTCTTATGTAGTATTTCTAGCAGGAACTGTATTATGCTTATGGCTATTTATAGAGCTAGGAAATTCATTATTACTCATACTTTCTTTATTCCCGATGCTGTTTTTAATTGGTTGTAATTTGGTGTTGCTAGCACCAGAAGACACCTACGGTAAGATTGCTGATCCGAAATAA
- a CDS encoding DUF443 family protein, translating into MNSELQLIYKNIRYRLVYIEGHYYLVDIMNSLWKVIFPFVFWFFPHKAYRINDEKIVEKLRDPTIPQKRTMHFSFFALGLALAIARILGEIDDYFQLATSSVTNTVILVCSLIVFFLFACRISHIFKGNLTKKVSINQLPTDHLVIRPSSFKHYLLFFVYYLFFLVGAVLTCWMFIDYGNLLMLICALVFVLFLSLGFAVAARVGETYGKLANPK; encoded by the coding sequence ATGAACTCTGAGCTACAACTTATTTACAAAAATATAAGATATAGATTGGTTTATATTGAGGGCCATTATTATCTCGTTGATATCATGAACTCTTTATGGAAAGTAATTTTTCCATTTGTTTTTTGGTTTTTCCCCCATAAAGCCTATAGAATTAATGACGAAAAAATAGTAGAAAAGCTTCGAGATCCAACGATTCCACAGAAAAGAACAATGCATTTTAGTTTTTTTGCATTAGGTCTAGCATTGGCTATCGCAAGAATTTTAGGGGAGATTGATGATTATTTTCAGTTGGCAACGTCAAGTGTCACTAATACAGTTATTTTAGTCTGCTCGCTAATCGTATTTTTTCTATTTGCATGTCGTATTAGTCACATATTTAAGGGGAATTTAACTAAAAAAGTGTCTATCAATCAACTGCCAACAGATCATCTTGTTATCAGACCATCATCATTTAAACACTATCTTTTATTTTTTGTTTACTATTTATTTTTTTTGGTGGGAGCTGTGTTAACCTGCTGGATGTTTATTGATTATGGAAATCTTTTAATGTTAATTTGTGCACTAGTATTTGTACTCTTTTTGTCTTTGGGCTTCGCCGTAGCAGCAAGAGTGGGAGAAACTTATGGCAAGCTTGCCAATCCGAAATAG
- a CDS encoding DUF4176 domain-containing protein, which produces MLPIGSIVYLKQGTSKLMILNRGPIIEVEGEQTWFDYSACFYPQGLVPDQVLYFNDENVDEVVFEGFKDTEEDRFQTLYKKWQDENGQTIKRGKVTEPLK; this is translated from the coding sequence ATGTTACCAATTGGATCAATTGTGTATTTAAAACAAGGAACGAGTAAACTGATGATTTTAAATAGAGGACCGATTATCGAAGTAGAGGGTGAGCAAACATGGTTTGACTACTCAGCGTGTTTTTACCCTCAAGGATTAGTGCCGGATCAAGTGCTGTATTTTAACGATGAAAACGTTGATGAAGTGGTATTTGAGGGGTTTAAGGATACGGAAGAGGATCGTTTTCAAACGTTATATAAGAAGTGGCAAGACGAAAATGGGCAAACTATTAAACGAGGAAAAGTGACCGAGCCGTTGAAATAG
- a CDS encoding DUF443 family protein gives MTSEIKRIRKNMTYRIVTIDGEHYLMDTGTPVWKGLFPYSFWLFSHPGYKLDDDKVLDAAEESGDGLWKTLALGSVGGGTAFFLTPLMEYLNIPTSSFINFLILFLVLTVVLFTRVYYSNLNKAKLDRIVDLKKLKVAKLRIRPSMSYLVMYTILYVLLLAITIFIFIGFIETGNAVALLCSMFLFFFVLIINTGNVIPDKTYGKLANQK, from the coding sequence ATGACGTCAGAAATAAAACGAATAAGAAAAAATATGACATATCGTATTGTGACGATTGACGGAGAACACTATTTAATGGATACAGGGACCCCAGTTTGGAAAGGTCTGTTCCCCTATAGCTTTTGGTTATTTTCCCATCCAGGCTATAAACTAGACGATGACAAGGTGTTAGACGCAGCTGAAGAATCTGGTGATGGACTATGGAAGACGTTAGCTCTTGGGTCAGTTGGAGGAGGAACGGCATTTTTCCTCACTCCGTTGATGGAATATCTTAACATACCAACGTCATCTTTTATAAACTTTTTGATACTGTTTTTGGTTCTAACTGTTGTTTTATTTACGAGAGTTTACTACAGTAATCTGAATAAAGCAAAATTAGACAGAATAGTTGATTTGAAGAAATTAAAAGTAGCAAAATTAAGAATAAGACCATCTATGTCATATTTAGTTATGTACACAATTCTGTATGTATTGCTTCTGGCGATAACTATATTTATATTTATTGGATTTATTGAAACTGGAAATGCTGTCGCGCTACTATGCTCAATGTTTTTATTTTTCTTTGTATTAATTATTAACACGGGGAACGTCATACCAGATAAAACGTATGGAAAGCTTGCTAACCAGAAATAA
- a CDS encoding DUF4176 domain-containing protein, which produces MLPIGSIVYLKQGTSKLMILNRGPIIEVEGEQTWFDYSACFYPQGLVPDQVLYFNDENVDEVVFEGFKDTEEDRFQTLYKKWQDENGQTIKRGKVTEPLK; this is translated from the coding sequence ATGTTACCGATCGGATCAATTGTGTATTTAAAGCAAGGAACGAGTAAACTGATGATTTTAAATAGAGGGCCCATTATAGAAGTAGAGGGCGAACAAACATGGTTTGACTATTCAGCGTGCTTTTACCCTCAAGGATTAGTGCCGGATCAAGTGCTGTATTTTAATGATGAAAACGTTGATGAAGTGGTGTTTGAAGGGTTTAAGGATACGGAAGAGGATCGTTTTCAAACGTTATATAAGAAGTGGCAAGACGAAAATGGGCAAACTATTAAACGAGGAAAAGTGACAGAGCCGTTGAAATAG
- a CDS encoding DUF443 family protein codes for MNSELQLIYKNIRYRLVYIEGHYYLVDIMNSLWKVIFPFVFWFFPHKAYRINDEKIVEKLRDPTIPQKRTMHFSFFALGLALAIARILGEIDDYFQLATSSVTNTVILVCSLIVFFLFACRISHIFKGNLTKKVSINQLPTDHLVIRPSSFKYSILFFVYYLIFLVGAVLTCWMFIDDGNLIVLICALVFVFYTSMSVTVAARAGDTYGKLANR; via the coding sequence ATGAACTCTGAGCTACAACTTATTTACAAAAATATAAGATATAGATTGGTTTATATTGAGGGCCATTATTATCTCGTTGATATCATGAACTCTTTATGGAAAGTAATTTTTCCATTTGTTTTTTGGTTTTTCCCCCATAAAGCCTATAGAATTAATGACGAAAAAATAGTAGAAAAGCTTCGAGATCCAACGATTCCACAGAAAAGAACAATGCATTTTAGTTTTTTTGCATTAGGTCTAGCATTGGCTATCGCAAGAATTTTAGGGGAGATTGATGATTATTTTCAGTTGGCAACGTCAAGTGTCACTAATACAGTTATTTTAGTCTGCTCGCTAATCGTATTTTTTCTATTTGCATGTCGTATTAGTCACATATTTAAGGGGAATTTAACTAAAAAAGTGTCTATCAATCAACTGCCAACAGATCACCTTGTTATCAGACCATCATCATTTAAATACAGTATTCTATTTTTTGTTTATTATTTAATTTTTTTGGTAGGAGCTGTACTAACCTGCTGGATGTTTATTGATGATGGAAATCTTATTGTTTTAATTTGCGCACTAGTATTTGTATTCTATACGTCTATGAGTGTTACTGTAGCGGCAAGGGCGGGAGACACTTACGGCAAGCTTGCGAATAGGTAA
- a CDS encoding DUF443 family protein, which yields MTSEIKRIKKNLTYRIVTIDGEEYVMDTGAPVWKGLLPYSFWLFSHPGYKLQDDKVLGELEEVHDDRGKVVALGSAGAGVSIFLRPFVDFFNIPTSATINSIILIIALAITLYIRLYYSKRTKEKINKKIAVEKLKTEQLVIRPSSIAYFLQFTMFYVFVLGMGFMAVGLFVQYGNVIALLGSMFFFFFFLIFNSISVIPDKTYGKLANR from the coding sequence ATGACGTCAGAAATAAAACGAATAAAGAAAAACCTAACCTATCGGATTGTGACGATTGACGGAGAAGAGTATGTAATGGATACAGGGGCCCCAGTTTGGAAAGGCTTGTTGCCCTATAGCTTTTGGTTATTTTCCCATCCAGGCTATAAACTGCAAGATGACAAAGTGTTAGGTGAACTTGAGGAAGTTCATGATGATCGAGGGAAAGTTGTAGCTCTTGGGAGTGCTGGGGCTGGGGTATCTATTTTTCTAAGACCTTTTGTAGATTTCTTTAATATACCAACGTCAGCAACGATAAATAGCATAATACTTATAATTGCTTTAGCTATTACTCTATACATTCGACTTTATTATAGTAAGCGAACTAAAGAAAAGATTAATAAAAAAATCGCTGTTGAGAAATTAAAGACGGAGCAACTTGTGATACGGCCATCGTCTATAGCGTATTTTTTACAGTTCACAATGTTTTATGTCTTTGTACTAGGAATGGGTTTTATGGCTGTTGGTTTATTTGTCCAATATGGTAATGTCATTGCACTATTAGGTTCTATGTTCTTCTTTTTCTTTTTCCTAATATTTAATAGCATAAGCGTCATACCAGATAAAACGTACGGTAAGCTTGCGAATAGGTAA
- a CDS encoding DUF443 family protein, protein MTSEIKRIKKNLTYRIVTIDGDHYLMDTGRPFWKGLFPYSFWLFSHPAYKLHNDEVLDEVPETSDGLWKTLAIGSFGGGSAFFLTPLVEYFDMPTSSIINTVILLLALTVILFTRFYYSKQNKKSISKILDIEQLKKEKIVIRPSVSYFFLFTFLYLITSGILFLFLTAFIQFGNLLLLMSTMYLFFFVLIFNIANVIPAKTYGKLATPK, encoded by the coding sequence ATGACGTCAGAAATAAAGCGAATAAAGAAAAACCTAACCTATCGTATTGTAACGATTGACGGAGACCACTATTTAATGGATACAGGACGTCCATTTTGGAAAGGCTTGTTTCCCTATAGTTTTTGGCTATTTTCCCACCCGGCTTATAAACTACATAATGACGAGGTGCTAGACGAAGTTCCAGAAACTAGTGATGGGTTATGGAAAACATTAGCGATTGGATCGTTTGGAGGTGGATCGGCATTTTTTCTCACCCCATTGGTAGAATATTTTGATATGCCAACCTCCTCAATTATAAACACTGTCATACTTTTATTAGCTTTAACAGTTATTTTGTTTACTAGATTTTATTACAGCAAGCAAAATAAAAAAAGTATAAGTAAAATACTTGATATCGAACAATTGAAGAAGGAGAAAATTGTAATTCGTCCATCTGTATCGTATTTCTTTTTATTTACATTTCTCTATTTGATTACTTCTGGAATCCTGTTTTTATTTTTAACAGCATTTATTCAGTTCGGGAATCTTCTATTACTAATGAGTACAATGTATTTATTTTTCTTTGTATTAATTTTTAATATTGCAAATGTTATACCAGCTAAAACGTACGGCAAGCTTGCCACTCCGAAATAG
- a CDS encoding DUF443 family protein codes for MVCEVHYLYKNIRYRLISVDGEHYIVDLGKSFWKILFPLAFWMLPHTAFKVQDRTMVETFQMSDGEQTKMSPLNFFAVGITLILANLLGPLMDYLNISTSRNANIGILLAVVLIVVIQRYWFTKRNKKNLYKHVNLTQCETRKVWIRPKSITYFFKYLLTYLVFIPFSILLYVGFIEYGNMLILLGVVLFLFCLFICSGFTIGEGKTTLKFVNDH; via the coding sequence ATGGTGTGTGAGGTGCATTATTTATATAAGAATATAAGATACAGGTTAATTAGTGTTGATGGAGAACACTATATTGTAGATTTAGGTAAGTCCTTTTGGAAAATTCTATTTCCTCTTGCGTTTTGGATGTTACCTCATACAGCTTTTAAGGTTCAAGATAGAACGATGGTGGAAACGTTTCAGATGTCAGATGGCGAACAGACTAAGATGAGCCCATTAAATTTTTTTGCAGTGGGGATAACCTTAATTTTAGCAAACTTATTAGGCCCTCTTATGGATTATTTAAATATTTCAACATCGCGAAACGCTAACATCGGTATCTTATTAGCTGTCGTATTAATTGTCGTTATACAACGGTACTGGTTTACTAAACGAAATAAGAAGAATTTATACAAACATGTAAATTTAACACAATGTGAAACTAGAAAAGTGTGGATAAGACCTAAATCTATCACGTATTTCTTTAAATATTTGCTTACTTATTTAGTTTTTATACCTTTTAGCATACTGCTTTATGTTGGATTTATTGAATATGGAAATATGCTTATTTTACTGGGAGTGGTCTTATTTCTTTTCTGTCTATTCATTTGTAGTGGTTTTACAATAGGAGAAGGTAAGACGACGCTGAAATTTGTGAACGACCATTAA
- a CDS encoding DUF443 family protein: MPSEIKRIKKNLTYCIVTIDGEHYLMDTGRPFWKGLFPYSFWLFPHPGYKLDDDKVLNEVQEIQDDLGKTLGIGAAGGGGAFFLTPLMEYFNLSTSSQINGLILFLALTVILFSRFYYSKQSEEKINKIVNLTQLETKKLIIRPSISYFLKFTLLYISFIGLSILSVGIFIEYGNMIALLCSMVLFFFLLIFNIINLRPDETYGKLANTK; this comes from the coding sequence ATGCCTTCTGAAATAAAACGAATAAAGAAAAATCTAACCTATTGTATTGTGACGATTGATGGTGAACACTATTTAATGGATACAGGACGCCCTTTTTGGAAAGGTTTATTTCCCTATAGTTTTTGGTTATTTCCACATCCAGGCTATAAACTAGACGATGACAAGGTGTTAAATGAAGTTCAAGAAATTCAAGATGATCTTGGGAAAACACTAGGAATTGGAGCAGCTGGAGGAGGGGGGGCATTTTTTCTCACGCCGTTGATGGAGTATTTTAATCTGTCAACCTCATCACAAATAAACGGTTTGATACTTTTTTTGGCTCTAACTGTTATTTTATTTTCAAGATTTTATTACAGTAAACAAAGTGAAGAAAAAATTAACAAAATAGTCAATTTGACTCAGTTGGAAACAAAAAAACTTATCATTCGACCATCTATATCTTATTTTTTAAAATTTACATTATTATATATTTCTTTTATAGGCTTGAGTATACTGTCAGTCGGAATATTTATTGAGTATGGAAATATGATTGCATTGTTATGCTCAATGGTTTTATTTTTCTTTTTGTTGATTTTTAACATTATAAACCTTAGACCAGATGAGACCTATGGAAAGCTTGCTAATACCAAGTAG
- a CDS encoding DUF443 family protein: MQKIEKTDNGLELGEIMTSEIKRIKKNLTYRIVTIDGDHYLMDTGRPFWKGLFPYSFWLFSHPAYKLHNDEVLDEVPETSDGLWKTLAIGSFGGGSAFFLTPLVEYFNIPTSSLINVLILLLFLIVILFTRLYHSKQNKEKINKIVDLTQLEMEKLKIRPSISYFLGFTLLYIIFLGLSVLFVGMFIEYGNIIALCCSMYLIFFVSIFNIANVIPDKTTASLPLRTKAVNQMFKS, from the coding sequence TTGCAGAAAATTGAAAAAACGGACAATGGATTAGAGTTGGGGGAAATCATGACGTCAGAAATAAAGCGAATAAAGAAAAACCTAACCTATCGGATTGTAACGATTGACGGAGACCACTATTTAATGGATACAGGACGTCCATTTTGGAAAGGCTTGTTTCCTTATAGTTTTTGGCTATTTTCCCACCCGGCTTATAAACTACATAATGACGAGGTGCTAGACGAAGTTCCAGAAACTAGTGATGGGTTATGGAAAACACTAGCGATTGGATCGTTTGGAGGAGGATCGGCATTTTTTCTCACGCCGTTGGTGGAATATTTTAATATACCGACTTCATCACTTATAAACGTTTTAATACTACTTTTGTTTCTAATCGTTATTTTATTTACGAGACTTTACCACAGTAAGCAGAATAAAGAGAAAATTAATAAAATAGTCGATTTGACACAATTGGAAATGGAAAAACTTAAAATACGGCCATCTATATCTTATTTTTTAGGATTCACATTATTATACATTATTTTTTTAGGCCTGAGTGTACTGTTTGTCGGAATGTTTATTGAGTATGGAAATATCATTGCGTTATGTTGTTCAATGTATTTAATTTTCTTTGTATCAATTTTTAACATTGCAAATGTTATACCAGATAAAACCACGGCAAGCTTGCCACTCAGAACTAAAGCAGTTAACCAAATGTTCAAAAGCTAA
- a CDS encoding DUF443 family protein gives MSEIKKVEKNIRYRMVEIGGESYLLDVTGSFWKVLFPFAFWLFPAHLLKVKDAAMLDDMSVLRNEKNNIVLTFSVIVGMTLLGTRFLDNVRDYFYMNTTFSMNIVVLSLLITATVFCWFYMSKKNKEKLFNKMTVDEVATEKVWIRPLAKKFFVIYTFFYLWLLSLTMVVFWIFINYSNFIHLISSLMTLVVLLIFGTMAAAPGKTYVKLVNTKENQHN, from the coding sequence ATGTCAGAAATAAAAAAAGTAGAAAAAAACATAAGATATAGAATGGTCGAAATTGGCGGAGAGTCCTATTTACTTGATGTAACAGGTTCTTTTTGGAAAGTGTTATTTCCTTTCGCTTTTTGGTTATTCCCGGCTCACCTTCTTAAAGTTAAAGATGCCGCTATGTTAGACGACATGAGTGTGCTGAGAAATGAGAAAAATAATATTGTATTAACTTTCTCTGTAATTGTTGGTATGACTTTGTTAGGAACACGATTTTTAGATAACGTAAGAGATTACTTTTATATGAATACAACGTTTAGTATGAATATTGTGGTACTATCATTACTTATTACAGCAACGGTCTTTTGTTGGTTTTATATGAGTAAAAAGAACAAGGAAAAGCTTTTCAATAAAATGACTGTTGATGAGGTAGCCACAGAAAAAGTATGGATTCGGCCTCTTGCTAAAAAGTTTTTTGTCATATATACATTTTTTTATCTATGGTTGCTTAGTTTAACGATGGTAGTATTCTGGATCTTTATTAACTATAGTAATTTTATACATTTAATTTCGTCGCTAATGACATTAGTTGTTTTGTTGATTTTTGGTACTATGGCAGCAGCTCCTGGCAAGACTTATGTAAAACTGGTAAACACTAAAGAAAATCAACACAATTAA